One window of Dehalobacterium formicoaceticum genomic DNA carries:
- the ppx gene encoding exopolyphosphatase gives MRKIGIIDIGSNSMRLVIVQIRPDGSFKIIDELRESARLGEEMNGTSLLKSAKIQTAIEALKFFRNLCDALAVSEIICVATEAVRRAKNKSEFAEQVLKETGIQVQILSGAEEAYYDYLGTVNTLDLSQGLIMDIGGSSTELVLVKNRQVENLTSLPFGALTLAQMFHLEGAIKPLDRRNLQRFLKEHFKDIDWLKRDAQGDLPLIGIGGSFRNIGKIHRKMINYPLDVAHNYPISSTAIQNIYEMIGGLSQNERKNIKGLSKDRADIFPGALAAITQLLEFTGTANVIISGAGLREGIFYKHVRQTVPLPQNLLDLSLQNVMHNYEINENHANHVWDLARQLYHQFQKQFDMAQDQEKVLQTAALLHDSGISVSYYDHHKHSFYLILNSRINGLTQKELMMAAWAATLHRKDEVRITAPFRTFLSKEEIQSVQQLGMLLRISESLDRRQNGNVDKIECTFKGSVTLLKVSSKVNPGLEINDALSVAPSFKKVFKNWLQIEEA, from the coding sequence ATGAGAAAAATCGGCATTATCGACATCGGTTCTAATTCCATGCGTCTGGTGATTGTACAAATCAGACCGGACGGATCATTTAAAATCATTGATGAATTGCGGGAAAGCGCACGCTTGGGAGAAGAAATGAACGGCACCTCTCTACTGAAATCCGCAAAAATCCAGACTGCCATCGAAGCTTTAAAGTTTTTTCGCAATCTTTGTGATGCCCTGGCAGTAAGCGAAATTATCTGCGTAGCCACGGAAGCGGTGCGCCGGGCAAAAAATAAATCGGAATTTGCAGAACAAGTTTTAAAGGAAACGGGGATCCAGGTACAAATCTTGTCCGGAGCAGAAGAAGCCTATTATGATTATTTAGGTACCGTCAATACCCTGGACTTGTCTCAAGGCTTGATTATGGATATTGGAGGCAGCAGCACGGAATTAGTCCTGGTGAAGAACCGGCAAGTAGAAAACCTAACCAGCTTACCCTTTGGTGCCCTAACTCTTGCCCAAATGTTTCACCTGGAAGGAGCTATCAAACCCTTGGATCGACGGAATCTTCAGCGTTTTCTGAAAGAGCATTTCAAAGACATTGATTGGTTGAAAAGAGATGCACAAGGAGATTTACCTCTGATCGGTATTGGCGGTTCCTTTCGTAATATTGGCAAAATACACCGCAAAATGATTAATTATCCTTTGGATGTTGCCCATAACTATCCGATAAGCAGTACAGCCATTCAGAATATTTACGAAATGATAGGAGGGCTGTCACAGAATGAGCGAAAGAACATCAAGGGTCTTTCTAAAGATCGGGCGGACATTTTTCCCGGCGCATTGGCCGCCATTACACAATTACTGGAATTTACCGGGACTGCCAATGTCATTATCAGCGGTGCCGGTTTGAGGGAAGGCATTTTTTATAAGCACGTACGGCAAACTGTTCCACTGCCGCAAAATCTTTTAGATCTCTCTTTACAAAATGTGATGCACAATTACGAAATCAATGAAAATCATGCCAACCATGTATGGGATTTAGCCCGTCAATTGTATCATCAATTCCAAAAACAATTCGACATGGCTCAAGATCAGGAGAAGGTACTGCAAACAGCGGCACTTCTTCATGACAGCGGGATTAGCGTTAGTTATTATGACCATCATAAACATTCCTTTTACCTGATTTTAAACAGCCGCATCAATGGCCTGACCCAAAAAGAACTGATGATGGCGGCTTGGGCGGCAACACTGCACCGTAAGGATGAAGTAAGAATTACCGCCCCATTCCGGACTTTTCTTAGCAAGGAAGAAATCCAGAGCGTGCAGCAGCTGGGCATGCTGCTGCGCATTTCCGAAAGCCTGGATCGTCGTCAAAATGGTAACGTTGACAAAATTGAGTGCACTTTTAAAGGCAGTGTTACCCTTCTTAAAGTATCTTCTAAAGTAAATCCCGGTTTAGAGATTAATGATGCCTTATCTGTGGCGCCCAGCTTTAAAAAAGTATTCAAGAATTGGCTCCAGATCGAAGAAGCCTAA
- the murA gene encoding UDP-N-acetylglucosamine 1-carboxyvinyltransferase, which produces MSKLIIKGPSRLEGKVRISGAKNAALAIISASLLGEGETILENVPPIGDVVILTKILAALGANVKWLGEETLSLTVPDDIDHEATYIQVKSLRASNLLLGALLARKRIAKVSLPGGCQIGSRPMDLHIKGLNQLGCNLSIEHGYIQGSADHMHGARIYLDFPSVGATENIMIAATRAEGQTILENAAKEPEIVDMANFLNAMGAKVRGAGTDVIRIDGVKHLSGAHYSIIPDRIEAGTFMVGAAMTEGNVLVENVILTHLKPMIAKLKEVGTYIEERDNEVLVVGPKIIQAADVKTFPYPGFPTDMQSQMMALLALAQGTSMITENVFENRLQLADELKRMGAQITLEGRMAVIEGAEKLMGASVKALDLRAGAALVLAAIAGEGVSEINNLELIDRGYFHLKEKLCSLGADVQRV; this is translated from the coding sequence TTGTCTAAACTGATTATTAAGGGGCCTTCCCGGTTGGAGGGCAAGGTGAGGATTAGTGGAGCGAAAAACGCCGCCTTGGCCATTATTTCTGCTTCTCTCTTAGGAGAAGGGGAAACGATATTGGAGAATGTCCCGCCCATCGGAGATGTAGTTATCTTAACAAAAATACTTGCTGCCCTGGGCGCCAACGTGAAATGGCTGGGAGAAGAGACCCTGAGCCTTACGGTACCGGATGATATTGACCATGAAGCAACCTACATCCAGGTGAAAAGTCTCAGAGCCTCAAACCTGCTTTTGGGCGCACTTTTGGCGCGTAAACGTATTGCAAAGGTTTCCCTGCCCGGGGGATGTCAAATCGGCTCCCGGCCTATGGACTTGCATATTAAAGGTTTGAATCAATTGGGCTGTAATCTGTCCATTGAACATGGTTATATTCAAGGAAGCGCTGATCATATGCATGGTGCCCGGATTTACCTTGATTTCCCTAGTGTGGGTGCCACGGAGAATATCATGATCGCCGCTACGCGGGCTGAGGGGCAGACCATCCTGGAAAACGCTGCTAAAGAGCCGGAAATAGTGGATATGGCCAACTTCCTCAATGCTATGGGTGCCAAGGTGCGGGGAGCCGGTACAGATGTGATCCGTATTGATGGCGTCAAGCATTTATCAGGAGCCCATTACAGCATTATACCTGATCGTATTGAAGCCGGTACCTTTATGGTGGGTGCAGCTATGACGGAGGGCAATGTTCTGGTGGAAAACGTAATCCTTACCCACTTAAAGCCGATGATAGCCAAACTAAAAGAGGTGGGCACCTATATTGAAGAAAGAGACAATGAGGTTTTGGTGGTTGGACCGAAGATTATTCAAGCCGCAGATGTTAAAACATTTCCCTATCCAGGATTTCCAACGGACATGCAATCACAAATGATGGCCCTTTTAGCCTTGGCTCAGGGTACCAGTATGATTACGGAAAATGTTTTTGAGAATCGGCTCCAATTGGCCGATGAATTAAAAAGAATGGGTGCCCAAATCACATTGGAAGGTCGTATGGCAGTTATTGAAGGAGCGGAAAAGCTGATGGGTGCCTCTGTAAAGGCTTTGGATTTAAGAGCTGGGGCAGCCTTAGTATTGGCAGCCATTGCCGGTGAGGGTGTGAGCGAGATTAATAATCTGGAGCTTATTGACCGTGGATATTTTCATTTAAAAGAGAAGCTATGCTCCTTAGGCGCTGATGTACAAAGAGTATAA
- a CDS encoding peptidase MA family metallohydrolase, translating to MIRDLFFYTGGGVKFLIKGIIAAIIVVIFLTVKYPYLPKVMTYKVFREYARISMNWETRHWQELAGGNFVLRFQPGDENVAKLVLATAEAAYAPVNERMSFSPGIKIPIILYPDNLALNKSFGWPADERAMGVYWAGVIRVLSPNAWIQEEDLIARFQSEGPIPHEYTHFIVDYLAGGNYPRWLTEGIAQRVEREITGYEMPLTGTEAFYPLGDMDDKFDLLPNQSVAYRQSLALVDFFVQTYGEGPLNQVLQELGHGQSMDQAFLNSIGCTMKDFEAQFLRQE from the coding sequence ATGATCAGGGATCTCTTTTTCTATACCGGCGGTGGAGTTAAGTTTTTAATTAAGGGAATTATTGCAGCGATCATTGTGGTAATTTTTCTGACTGTCAAATATCCATATTTGCCGAAAGTGATGACATATAAGGTGTTTCGGGAATATGCCCGCATTTCTATGAATTGGGAGACTCGTCATTGGCAGGAATTAGCTGGGGGAAATTTTGTTTTGCGTTTTCAACCAGGAGACGAGAATGTCGCCAAGCTGGTTTTAGCAACTGCGGAGGCGGCCTATGCACCGGTTAATGAGCGTATGAGTTTTAGTCCGGGAATCAAAATTCCCATCATTTTATATCCTGATAATCTGGCCCTAAATAAAAGCTTTGGCTGGCCGGCGGATGAACGAGCCATGGGCGTCTATTGGGCAGGGGTGATTCGTGTTTTATCTCCCAATGCATGGATTCAGGAAGAGGATCTGATAGCCAGATTTCAGTCAGAAGGTCCTATTCCCCATGAATATACTCATTTTATTGTGGATTATCTTGCTGGGGGCAATTATCCCCGTTGGCTGACGGAAGGAATCGCCCAAAGGGTAGAACGAGAAATCACAGGTTATGAAATGCCTTTAACAGGGACAGAGGCCTTTTATCCTTTAGGGGATATGGACGATAAATTCGATCTCTTGCCTAATCAGAGTGTGGCTTACCGCCAATCCTTAGCCTTGGTAGATTTCTTTGTCCAAACCTATGGGGAAGGTCCTTTAAATCAAGTCTTGCAAGAACTGGGTCATGGTCAAAGCATGGATCAGGCCTTTTTGAATAGCATTGGATGTACTATGAAAGATTTTGAAGCCCAGTTTTTAAGGCAGGAATAA
- a CDS encoding S1C family serine protease, producing MSYFNEYQSERRRGVLFYIILMLICAVLGGLVALSGAQSLGYFEQEEAPDGATRTPEIVIPPAGDLTDKTAIVTISEKIGPAVVGISNLDIYSDFFQGEREVEQGTGSGVIFDGAGYIVTNNHVVEGARKLVVSLADGRQVSADVIGTDARTDLAVIKINEKNLTVAGFGNSDDVRVGELAIAIGNPGGADFARSVTQGIISGLNRLLITDEGLQFRLIQTDAAINPGNSGGALVNIQGKVIGINSIKIAREGFEGMGFAIPSNTVQNIVQDLIQYKKVIRPALGVYMVRDVDKELAEYNDLGVDYGVLIDPQPGGPSAQAGMRRYDIIIEISGQKITNRFDLQNEIFAKKVGDTVPLVVIRNGQRVELSVKLEELEQ from the coding sequence ATGAGCTATTTTAATGAATATCAGTCTGAGAGACGGCGCGGCGTTCTGTTTTACATTATTCTGATGCTGATCTGCGCGGTCCTAGGAGGATTGGTTGCTTTAAGCGGTGCTCAGTCCTTGGGCTATTTTGAACAAGAGGAGGCACCGGATGGAGCAACAAGGACTCCGGAAATCGTGATTCCCCCGGCCGGGGATCTCACCGATAAGACGGCTATTGTGACTATTTCAGAAAAGATCGGTCCCGCAGTGGTGGGCATCAGCAACTTGGATATTTATTCCGATTTTTTTCAGGGTGAACGGGAGGTGGAACAAGGTACCGGTTCCGGTGTGATCTTTGATGGAGCAGGTTATATTGTCACCAACAACCATGTGGTTGAAGGGGCTCGAAAACTTGTTGTCAGTTTGGCTGATGGACGTCAGGTTTCGGCGGATGTCATAGGAACGGATGCCAGAACGGATTTGGCGGTCATTAAGATTAATGAAAAAAATTTAACGGTGGCTGGTTTTGGGAATTCCGATGATGTAAGAGTAGGGGAATTAGCCATCGCTATTGGCAACCCCGGGGGCGCTGATTTTGCCCGTTCTGTTACCCAGGGAATTATCAGTGGTTTGAATCGTTTGTTGATCACTGATGAAGGGTTGCAGTTCAGATTAATTCAAACGGATGCAGCGATCAATCCGGGTAATTCCGGCGGCGCCTTGGTCAATATCCAGGGCAAAGTGATCGGCATCAATAGTATTAAGATTGCCCGGGAAGGTTTTGAAGGGATGGGTTTTGCCATCCCCTCCAATACGGTACAGAACATTGTGCAGGATTTGATTCAGTACAAAAAAGTGATTCGCCCGGCCTTAGGTGTTTATATGGTACGGGATGTAGATAAGGAACTGGCGGAATACAATGATCTGGGCGTAGATTATGGAGTTTTAATCGATCCTCAGCCGGGGGGGCCTTCAGCCCAAGCTGGAATGCGGCGCTATGATATCATTATCGAGATCTCCGGTCAGAAGATTACCAACCGTTTCGATCTGCAAAATGAGATTTTTGCCAAGAAGGTGGGAGATACTGTTCCCTTGGTCGTGATAAGAAATGGACAGAGAGTGGAGCTTTCTGTGAAACTGGAGGAATTGGAACAATAA
- a CDS encoding CYTH and CHAD domain-containing protein: MKNQEIELKLRLINEVDAALILEDDLFSSVKFMGTPMIHDFETTYYDTPDYRLMQAQCTYRIRKSGEYSIATVKDSGSSQGGLHVRNEWNVKLDQNLPDLVPFSNLPIGPKLSALAGEEELIPIFQTNFQRQVLEVVTEDGSLIELAVDQGNIISGEKKAPLAEVELELKNGQVVSLLELGALLAEKTPMILEEKSKYLRGLILSGLPVKEELTPAYTWDKKKDLQQTLREVMLFSLKEIINKQEIFLKAPEDPETAHQLRVEIRRLRALLSFLKPFFSQKEEKKLQDLLRKIAQKFGYLREIDVMLEGWEELGQSRPTLSLDNSALQKVLKEERKLTQLTVTQEISSGITTPILLEIWAELINLSFDEISVEDLKQRFQTLLLKMSKISKKTNYQVLAEVHALRIRGKKLRYAANTFGPVLRKKDKVLFSELKALQDALGQICDTHRNQELLRDLNEKYPSAALSFDSGVLSGWQQTELEEQVKKAKGFSLR, translated from the coding sequence ATGAAAAATCAGGAAATCGAATTAAAATTACGACTGATCAATGAAGTTGACGCCGCTCTTATTTTAGAAGACGATCTTTTTTCTTCAGTTAAATTTATGGGAACGCCGATGATTCATGATTTTGAAACCACCTATTATGATACCCCGGATTACCGCTTAATGCAGGCTCAATGCACTTATCGTATACGTAAATCCGGTGAATACTCGATCGCGACAGTTAAAGATTCCGGATCCAGCCAAGGGGGGCTTCATGTTCGAAATGAATGGAACGTTAAGCTGGATCAGAACCTGCCGGATCTTGTTCCTTTTTCGAATTTGCCTATCGGACCTAAACTTTCCGCCCTCGCCGGCGAAGAAGAACTCATCCCGATTTTTCAAACCAACTTCCAACGCCAGGTTCTGGAAGTGGTCACGGAAGACGGTAGTTTAATTGAACTGGCTGTGGATCAGGGCAACATTATCAGCGGTGAAAAAAAAGCACCTCTGGCAGAAGTTGAGTTGGAATTGAAAAATGGCCAGGTGGTAAGCTTACTGGAATTAGGCGCCCTACTGGCAGAAAAAACCCCGATGATACTGGAGGAGAAAAGTAAATATTTGCGGGGTCTGATACTTTCCGGCCTCCCCGTAAAAGAAGAGTTAACCCCTGCTTATACCTGGGACAAAAAAAAGGACTTGCAACAAACATTACGGGAAGTCATGCTCTTTAGTCTGAAGGAAATCATCAATAAACAAGAAATTTTTCTGAAAGCACCGGAAGATCCCGAAACTGCCCATCAGCTGCGGGTAGAAATCCGCCGCCTGCGTGCTCTTCTTTCTTTTCTTAAACCCTTTTTCAGTCAGAAAGAAGAGAAAAAGCTTCAGGATCTGCTCAGAAAAATTGCACAAAAATTTGGTTATCTGCGTGAAATAGATGTAATGTTGGAAGGGTGGGAGGAATTAGGACAATCCCGTCCAACTTTATCCCTAGACAATTCCGCCCTCCAAAAGGTATTAAAGGAAGAACGAAAATTAACCCAGCTTACTGTTACCCAGGAAATTTCCTCCGGGATTACAACACCGATATTGCTGGAAATTTGGGCGGAATTGATCAACTTATCCTTTGATGAAATTAGCGTGGAAGATCTGAAACAACGTTTTCAAACCCTTCTTCTTAAAATGAGTAAGATCAGCAAAAAAACGAACTATCAAGTTCTGGCGGAGGTACACGCCTTACGTATTCGAGGCAAAAAACTGCGCTATGCGGCAAACACATTTGGCCCGGTTTTAAGGAAAAAAGATAAGGTGCTTTTTAGCGAATTAAAGGCCTTGCAGGATGCTTTAGGCCAAATTTGCGACACCCATAGAAATCAGGAACTTTTGCGGGATTTGAATGAAAAATACCCCAGTGCAGCCCTGTCCTTTGACAGCGGGGTACTTTCCGGATGGCAGCAAACTGAGTTGGAAGAACAGGTAAAAAAAGCGAAAGGGTTTTCCTTGAGATAA
- a CDS encoding AEC family transporter, with the protein MLVVLNQIVILFILIIIGYFCKKIKLISNDMNHDISNLLVNVAVPALIIVSLNSMTFSQDLMVKSLQLLFMSFCQYLFIILISYPLVKMIKVEGKTRDVFQFSLIFGNTTFMGYPVALAALGQQGLFYMAVYDIMFSVFAWTYGVVIMSRPLLKAQDNTSGDFDFTPQPRSIKKIISPPIAAVVIGFIILASPLTLPVIFEQTLEMIGGITTPLAMIFIGSVLGEMELRTLFQDGKAILWSLLRLIFLPLMVYGVLRILNFDGYQLGIPVLYASMPVAAMTSIFAAKYDNDYRMSSKLIFISTFLSIFTLPLVMWVLLR; encoded by the coding sequence ATGCTTGTCGTTTTAAACCAGATTGTCATCTTATTTATCTTAATCATCATCGGCTATTTTTGTAAAAAAATAAAACTGATATCCAATGATATGAATCATGATATCAGCAATCTTTTAGTTAATGTGGCGGTTCCTGCACTGATCATTGTTTCTTTGAACAGTATGACTTTCTCCCAGGATCTGATGGTAAAAAGTCTGCAGTTACTGTTTATGTCCTTTTGCCAGTATTTATTTATTATTTTGATATCCTATCCTTTGGTCAAGATGATTAAGGTAGAAGGAAAGACCCGGGATGTTTTTCAATTCTCACTAATTTTCGGGAATACTACCTTCATGGGCTATCCCGTAGCTTTAGCTGCTTTGGGGCAGCAAGGACTCTTTTATATGGCCGTCTATGATATCATGTTTTCTGTTTTTGCCTGGACCTATGGGGTGGTCATCATGAGCCGCCCCTTATTAAAAGCACAGGATAATACATCGGGGGATTTTGATTTTACCCCTCAACCGAGAAGCATAAAAAAAATAATCAGCCCTCCAATTGCGGCGGTAGTGATCGGATTTATTATCTTGGCTTCCCCTTTGACTCTTCCGGTAATCTTCGAACAGACCTTAGAAATGATCGGCGGCATTACCACACCCCTGGCAATGATATTTATCGGATCTGTTTTGGGGGAGATGGAATTAAGAACATTGTTTCAAGACGGCAAGGCAATCTTGTGGAGTCTGCTCCGATTGATTTTCTTGCCTTTGATGGTATACGGTGTTTTGCGCATCCTGAATTTTGACGGTTATCAACTGGGTATTCCTGTACTTTATGCTTCCATGCCTGTGGCGGCGATGACCTCAATTTTTGCCGCCAAATATGACAACGATTATCGCATGTCCTCTAAGCTGATCTTTATCAGCACTTTCCTGTCCATTTTCACCCTTCCCCTGGTGATGTGGGTTTTGCTCCGTTAG
- a CDS encoding MBL fold metallo-hydrolase produces MECATLFSGSSGNCIYVGTGNTKVLVDAGSSGKRIMQALDSINIDIKEIQALLVTHEHIDHIKGLGVLSRRYDIPIYASPKTWQELTCIGKIAEYNQKEFDYGLEIGDLKVDFFKTSHDAIQPVGMVFYHREDQVGIATDTGCITSGMKKALAGANAIFFEANHDEEMLVKGPYPFHLKKRISGDKGHLSNHTAGEALKDMITGNTQHVILSHLSEVNNTPEAAYHSVANTLAQADILDKIALTVAPRYQTHSLIKIKRL; encoded by the coding sequence ATGGAATGTGCGACTCTGTTTAGCGGAAGCTCAGGTAATTGTATCTATGTTGGTACGGGCAATACCAAGGTTTTAGTTGATGCCGGCTCCTCCGGCAAGAGAATTATGCAGGCATTGGACTCGATCAATATTGATATTAAAGAGATCCAGGCATTGTTAGTGACCCATGAACATATTGATCACATAAAAGGGCTGGGCGTCTTATCCAGGCGCTATGATATTCCTATTTATGCCTCCCCCAAAACCTGGCAGGAATTAACCTGCATCGGAAAAATTGCCGAATACAATCAAAAGGAATTTGATTACGGCTTGGAAATTGGTGATTTGAAAGTCGATTTTTTTAAAACCTCCCATGATGCCATCCAGCCGGTGGGCATGGTGTTTTACCACCGGGAAGATCAGGTCGGCATAGCGACAGATACAGGATGTATTACCTCAGGAATGAAAAAAGCCCTGGCAGGGGCAAATGCCATCTTTTTTGAAGCGAATCATGATGAAGAAATGCTGGTTAAGGGGCCCTATCCTTTTCATTTAAAAAAGAGGATTAGCGGTGATAAAGGGCATTTATCCAATCATACGGCGGGAGAAGCCTTAAAGGACATGATCACCGGGAACACCCAGCATGTGATTCTATCTCACCTCAGTGAGGTTAATAATACCCCGGAAGCAGCATATCATTCAGTAGCAAATACTTTGGCTCAGGCAGACATTTTGGATAAGATTGCCTTGACGGTGGCACCCCGGTATCAAACACATTCGTTGATTAAAATTAAACGTCTTTAG
- a CDS encoding LL-diaminopimelate aminotransferase, whose translation MAQMNENYLKLPGNYLFSEIARRVNEFKNNNPEANIIRLGIGDVTRPLPQAVVEAMKKAVDEMGQPETFRGYGPEQGYDFLLEKIVEHDFTSRGINISQDEVFVSDGAKSDTANFQELFGTGNILAVTDPVYPVYVDSNVMAGRTGFIKENNQFDKIVYLPCTEENGMKPSLPTGKIDMIYLCFPNNPTGMTLTKEELKKWVDYAREHKSIILFDAAYEAFIQEEGVPHSIFEIEGAREVAVEFRSFSKTAGFTGTRCAYTIVPKDVKVFDTKGEAHSLNPLWLRRQTTKFNGVSYPVQAGAAAVFSTEGQQQVKENITYYMENAKIILNGLKNAGYKVFGGTNAPYIWLKTPDNMGSWEFFDKLMHEANVVGTPGAGFGANGEGYFRLTAFGTRKNTEKAVERIITKM comes from the coding sequence ATGGCACAGATGAACGAAAATTATTTAAAGCTGCCGGGCAATTATCTTTTTTCAGAAATTGCGCGGAGAGTAAACGAATTTAAGAATAACAACCCTGAAGCCAATATCATCAGATTAGGTATCGGGGATGTTACCCGCCCTTTGCCCCAGGCTGTGGTGGAAGCTATGAAAAAAGCAGTAGACGAAATGGGACAGCCGGAAACTTTTCGCGGTTATGGCCCGGAACAGGGATATGATTTTCTTTTAGAAAAAATTGTGGAACATGATTTTACCTCCCGGGGTATCAATATCTCACAAGATGAAGTTTTTGTCAGTGACGGAGCCAAAAGCGATACGGCTAATTTCCAGGAGCTCTTTGGTACCGGTAATATCCTGGCGGTAACCGACCCCGTCTATCCCGTTTATGTAGACAGCAACGTGATGGCTGGACGCACCGGTTTCATCAAGGAGAATAACCAGTTCGACAAAATTGTCTATCTCCCTTGCACGGAAGAAAACGGGATGAAACCATCTCTGCCTACGGGCAAAATTGACATGATTTATCTTTGCTTTCCTAATAACCCTACCGGGATGACATTAACAAAGGAAGAACTGAAAAAATGGGTGGATTACGCCCGGGAACACAAATCCATCATCTTATTTGATGCGGCTTATGAAGCTTTTATTCAAGAAGAGGGTGTGCCCCACAGCATCTTTGAAATTGAAGGTGCCAGAGAAGTTGCCGTAGAATTCCGCAGTTTCTCCAAGACAGCGGGCTTTACCGGGACCCGATGTGCATACACCATCGTGCCCAAAGATGTAAAAGTTTTTGATACTAAGGGCGAAGCCCATAGCCTGAACCCCTTATGGCTGCGCAGACAGACCACCAAATTCAACGGAGTTTCCTATCCGGTGCAGGCAGGGGCCGCTGCCGTCTTTTCCACCGAAGGTCAGCAGCAGGTGAAGGAAAATATTACATACTATATGGAAAACGCCAAGATCATCCTTAACGGTCTGAAAAATGCCGGTTATAAAGTATTTGGGGGGACAAATGCACCCTATATTTGGCTCAAAACTCCGGACAACATGGGATCATGGGAATTTTTTGATAAATTGATGCATGAGGCTAATGTTGTGGGAACACCCGGGGCAGGTTTTGGCGCTAACGGTGAAGGCTATTTCCGCTTAACTGCTTTCGGAACCAGAAAAAACACGGAAAAAGCCGTCGAAAGAATCATTACCAAAATGTAA
- the rlmH gene encoding 23S rRNA (pseudouridine(1915)-N(3))-methyltransferase RlmH encodes MHIKIIAVGKLKEKYLKEGIHEYLKRLTPHAKVEIIEVSDEKTLENASETEIKLIKDKEGERISRHLKEGIYLIALDVRGKNLSSEELAAKIHNLGVQGKSDLTFLIGGSVGLADFLLEQADFRLSFGRMIYPHQLMRLILLEQLYRCFKINAGHPYHK; translated from the coding sequence GTGCATATTAAAATTATTGCCGTGGGCAAATTGAAAGAGAAGTATTTAAAAGAGGGCATTCATGAATATCTAAAAAGACTTACGCCCCACGCCAAAGTGGAAATTATTGAAGTATCTGATGAGAAAACTTTGGAAAATGCTTCGGAAACAGAAATAAAGCTGATTAAAGATAAGGAAGGGGAGAGAATCAGCAGGCATCTGAAAGAAGGAATTTATCTTATTGCTCTGGACGTGAGGGGCAAAAATCTTTCTTCGGAAGAATTGGCGGCCAAGATACATAATTTAGGAGTGCAAGGGAAAAGTGATTTAACTTTTTTGATAGGCGGATCGGTAGGCCTGGCGGATTTTTTACTTGAGCAAGCGGATTTCAGACTCTCTTTTGGCCGCATGATCTATCCCCATCAATTGATGCGCCTGATTTTGCTAGAACAATTATATCGCTGTTTTAAGATTAATGCGGGTCATCCTTATCATAAATAA
- a CDS encoding SixA phosphatase family protein translates to MIQELVFIRHGKASDRWDGFDDSKRELTAEGVKELRKIIPSLKMFFKKERDILLWTSPYLRAAQTAEIISEKLDVKKIKVFDFISEGDYLGFSQELVNVKKPASLILVGHAPYLGDWSEKISGYQLPFKKGAAAGYKLNTLIPPTGELLWFVQPKMFLRMK, encoded by the coding sequence ATGATCCAAGAGCTGGTATTTATCAGGCACGGCAAAGCAAGCGACAGATGGGACGGCTTTGATGATTCTAAAAGGGAGCTGACAGCGGAAGGTGTTAAGGAACTAAGAAAAATTATCCCCTCTCTGAAAATGTTTTTTAAGAAGGAGAGAGACATTCTGCTCTGGACCAGCCCTTACCTCCGTGCTGCTCAAACAGCTGAAATCATTTCGGAGAAGCTGGATGTTAAAAAAATTAAAGTTTTTGACTTTATCAGTGAAGGAGATTATCTGGGTTTTTCTCAGGAATTAGTTAATGTAAAAAAACCTGCCTCCCTGATCCTGGTCGGACATGCTCCTTATTTAGGCGATTGGAGTGAAAAAATTAGCGGATATCAACTACCTTTTAAAAAAGGAGCTGCGGCCGGGTATAAATTAAATACCCTGATCCCACCGACGGGAGAATTGTTATGGTTTGTGCAACCTAAGATGTTCCTAAGAATGAAATAA